A single Ammospiza caudacuta isolate bAmmCau1 chromosome 6, bAmmCau1.pri, whole genome shotgun sequence DNA region contains:
- the JMJD7 gene encoding bifunctional peptidase and (3S)-lysyl hydroxylase JMJD7 has protein sequence MAEGAALRAVRGCLAAFPREARELGWPESVPYLDRPPSPLEFYREWVSPNKPCVIRNAISHWPALKKWTSAYLREVVGPKVVSVAVTPNGYADAVFQDRFVMPEERQMPFMDFLDIVEKKVTSPNVFYVQKQCSNLTEEFPELVCDVQPDIPWMSEALGKKPDAVNFWLGESAAVTSLHKDHYENLYCVVSGEKYFLLHPPSDRPFIPYELYQPATYHVSEDGSFEIVDETTAEKVPWIPLDPLNPDLELYPEYAQAKPLKCTVKAGEMLYLPSLWFHHVQQSHGCIAVNYWYDMEYDIKYSYYQLLDCLTKAVKML, from the exons ATGGCGGAGGGCGCGGCGCTGCGGGCGGTGAGGGGCTGCCTGGCCGCCTTCCCGCGGGAGGCCCGCG agctgggctggccgGAGTCCGTGCCCTATCTTGATAGGCCTCCGTCCCCGCTGGAGTTCTATCGAGAGTGGGTGAGTCCGAATAAACCCTGCGTAATCCGCAACGCCATCAGCCACTGGCCGGCTCTGAAGAAATGGACCTCAGCGTACCTCAG GGAGGTGGTAGGTCCCAAGGTGGTGAGTGTGGCAGTGACACCAAATGGTTATGCAGATGCAGTGTTTCAGGACCGTTTTGTTATGCCAGAGGAGCGCCAAATGCCTTTCATGGACTTTTTGGACATTGTGGAGAAGAAAGTGACCTCTCCCAACGTATTCTATGTGCAGAAGCAGTGTTCAAACCTCACTGAGGAGTTCCCTGAACTTGTCTGTGATGTGCAGCCTGACATACCATGGATGAGCGAAGCCCTGG GGAAGAAGCCTGATGCTGTAAATTTCTGGCTTGGGGAGTCAGCTGCTGTGACATCTT TACATAAAGATCATTATGAGAACTTGTACTGTGTAGTATCtggagagaaatattttctgctgcatCCACCAAGTGACCGTCCCTTCATCCCATATG AGCTCTATCAGCCAGCAACCTACCACGTATCAGAAGATGGTTCATTTGAAATTGTGGATGAGACTACTGCAGAGAAG GTGCCCTGGATCCCTCTGGACCCCTTGAACCCTGATCTGGAACTGTATCCAGAGTATGCTCAGGCAAAGCCTTTGAAGTGTACAGTGAAAGCTGGTGAGATGTTATATCTACCTTCTCTCTGGTTCCATCATGTTCAGCAATCACATGGCTGTATTGCAG TGAATTATTGGTATGACATGGAATATGACATTAAGTACAGCTATTATCAACTACTAGATTGTCTcacaaaagctgtgaaaatgCTATAG